Proteins encoded together in one Longimicrobium sp. window:
- a CDS encoding KpsF/GutQ family sugar-phosphate isomerase, with the protein MTVAAPAGIGTDEMLERARHVIRTEAASVAALESRIGVEFAAAVDAVLEATGRVIVAGVGKSGIVGRKLAATLTSTGTPAVFLHPVEALHGDLGLVGSGDVAILLSKSGESEELRGLLEYLKRMDVGVVALTGRPESALARQADWVLDCSVAAEACPHDLAPTSSTAAAMAMGDALAVALLLRRGFGRDDFARFHPGGALGRRLLLRVQDVMETSDLPLLPRGATMRQALVPLAERRGTVAVVDDEGRLLGVVTSGDLTRLMEREEHFYGIAVSEVMTREPKTVEPGELAAAAVGVMERYGVMALPVVDEGRVVGMVHLHDLMRAGAV; encoded by the coding sequence GTGACGGTGGCGGCGCCGGCGGGGATCGGCACGGACGAGATGCTGGAGCGTGCCCGCCACGTGATCCGCACCGAGGCCGCTTCCGTTGCGGCGCTGGAGAGCCGAATCGGGGTGGAGTTCGCGGCGGCGGTGGACGCGGTGCTGGAGGCGACCGGGCGGGTGATCGTGGCCGGCGTGGGGAAGAGCGGGATCGTGGGCCGCAAGCTCGCCGCCACCCTCACCTCCACCGGCACCCCGGCCGTCTTCCTCCACCCCGTCGAGGCGCTGCACGGCGACCTGGGGCTGGTGGGGAGCGGCGACGTCGCCATCCTCCTCTCCAAGAGCGGCGAGAGCGAGGAGCTGCGCGGCCTGCTGGAGTACCTGAAGCGGATGGACGTGGGCGTCGTCGCCCTCACCGGCCGGCCCGAATCCGCGCTGGCGCGCCAGGCGGACTGGGTGCTGGACTGCTCGGTGGCCGCAGAGGCGTGCCCGCACGACCTCGCCCCCACCTCGTCCACCGCCGCCGCCATGGCGATGGGTGACGCGCTGGCGGTGGCCCTCCTGCTGCGCCGCGGCTTCGGGCGCGACGACTTCGCCCGCTTCCACCCCGGCGGCGCGCTGGGGCGCCGGCTGCTGCTGCGCGTGCAGGACGTGATGGAGACGAGCGACCTGCCGCTCCTCCCCCGCGGCGCCACCATGCGCCAGGCGCTGGTGCCGCTGGCCGAGCGCCGCGGGACGGTGGCGGTGGTGGATGACGAGGGACGCCTGCTGGGCGTCGTAACCTCTGGGGATCTCACGCGGCTGATGGAGCGCGAGGAACACTTCTACGGAATCGCCGTATCCGAAGTCATGACTCGCGAACCCAAAACCGTCGAGCCGGGGGAACTCGCCGCCGCGGCCGTGGGCGTCATGGAGCGCTACGGTGTCATGGCGCTCCCCGTGGTGGACGAGGGACGCGTGGTGGGGATGGTGCACCTCCACGACCTGATGCGGGCGGGGGCGGTATGA
- a CDS encoding glycosyltransferase family 2 protein: MPPAAMQPAALAIPDRLRTDFAVLVPAFDEAENMEALFRELRETFARHRLGGEVILVDDGSRDGTYDAALRESAGFPRVKVLRHRRNQGKTEAMVTGALAAETEFLVLFDADLQHSTEEIPRFLAELAKTGSDIVCGRKVGNYEKAAVSTIYNRLSQRLFQVPARDLNSMKAFRAEILREIPLRHDWHRFFVVLAHDQGYSVSEMDIELFPRRAGVAKYSGRGRVLVGVGDLVVVWFYLKFTEKPMQFFGGGGLALILLGILVGLVTVVLRIGNWMPPFGYRPLLTLVGLLETVGVVLFGFGFMAELIATLRSEVHQLRRR, translated from the coding sequence ATGCCCCCCGCTGCCATGCAACCCGCCGCGCTGGCGATTCCGGACCGGCTGCGGACCGACTTCGCCGTGCTGGTGCCCGCCTTCGACGAGGCGGAGAACATGGAGGCGCTCTTCCGCGAGCTGCGCGAGACGTTCGCGCGCCATCGGCTGGGCGGCGAAGTGATCCTGGTGGACGACGGCTCGCGCGACGGCACGTACGACGCCGCCCTGCGCGAGAGCGCGGGCTTCCCCCGCGTAAAGGTGCTGCGGCACCGGCGCAACCAGGGGAAGACGGAGGCGATGGTCACCGGCGCCCTCGCCGCCGAGACCGAGTTCCTCGTCCTCTTCGACGCGGACCTGCAGCACTCCACGGAGGAGATCCCGCGCTTCCTGGCCGAGCTGGCGAAGACGGGGTCGGACATCGTGTGCGGGCGCAAGGTGGGGAACTACGAGAAGGCGGCGGTGAGCACCATCTACAACCGCCTCTCGCAGCGCCTCTTCCAGGTCCCCGCGCGCGACCTCAACTCGATGAAGGCGTTCCGCGCCGAGATCCTGCGCGAGATCCCGCTGCGGCACGACTGGCACCGCTTCTTCGTGGTTCTGGCGCACGACCAGGGCTACTCGGTGTCCGAGATGGACATCGAGCTCTTTCCGCGCCGCGCCGGCGTGGCCAAGTACTCCGGCCGCGGCCGCGTGCTGGTGGGCGTCGGCGACCTGGTCGTCGTCTGGTTCTACCTCAAGTTCACCGAAAAGCCGATGCAGTTCTTTGGCGGCGGCGGCCTCGCGCTGATCCTCCTCGGCATCCTGGTGGGCCTGGTCACGGTTGTGCTGCGCATCGGCAACTGGATGCCCCCCTTCGGCTACCGACCGCTGCTGACGCTGGTGGGACTGCTGGAGACGGTGGGCGTGGTCCTCTTCGGCTTCGGCTTCATGGCCGAGCTGATCGCCACGCTGCGATCCGAGGTGCACCAGCTGCGGCGGCGCTGA
- a CDS encoding CTP synthase, with amino-acid sequence MTALNTAPTKYIFVTGGVVSSLGKGIAAASLGRLLVERGLRVTIQKFDPYINVDPGTLSPFQHGEVFVTDDGAETDLDLGHYERFVGESLSQSNSITTGRIYQDVITRERRGEYLGATVQVIPHITDAIKGAIRRLAPNHDVVITEIGGTVGDIESLPFLEAIRQYRQEVGREHTLFVHLTLLPYIAAAGELKTKPTQHSVRELMQIGIQPDVLICRSERAIEPDMRRKIALFCNVDVASVIEARDAETIYEVPLEYHRQRLDELVVNKLGLTTPKPDLDEWRELVSRLKNPSNGIVRIAVVGKYVALIDSYKSVQEALIHGGIAADAKVKIEWLSSEDFENGEGAEKLAGYHGLLIPGGFGVRGVEGMLSAIRWARENGLPFFGICLGMQTAIIEFSRTVCGIEEAHSAEWERATADPVICLMDSQRQITDLGGTMRLGAYTARLQPGSRAAEIYGTLEISERHRHRYEVNNVYREALGEQGMQFSGLSPDGNLVEMIELPSHPWFVATQAHPELKSRPDQPHPLFASFVTAAAAYRDGQNAPAQQQPELMAEASS; translated from the coding sequence ATGACCGCCCTGAACACGGCGCCCACCAAGTACATCTTCGTCACCGGCGGCGTCGTCTCGTCGCTCGGCAAGGGGATCGCGGCCGCGTCGCTGGGCCGGCTCCTGGTGGAGCGCGGGCTCCGCGTGACGATCCAGAAGTTCGATCCCTACATCAACGTGGACCCCGGCACGCTCTCGCCCTTCCAGCACGGCGAGGTCTTCGTGACCGACGACGGCGCGGAGACGGACCTGGACCTGGGGCACTACGAGCGCTTCGTGGGCGAGAGCCTGTCGCAGTCCAACAGCATCACGACGGGGCGCATCTATCAGGACGTCATCACCCGCGAGCGGCGCGGCGAGTACCTGGGCGCCACGGTGCAGGTGATCCCGCACATCACGGACGCCATCAAGGGGGCGATTCGCCGCCTGGCGCCCAACCACGACGTCGTCATCACCGAGATCGGCGGCACCGTGGGCGACATCGAGAGCCTCCCCTTCCTGGAAGCCATCCGCCAGTACCGGCAGGAGGTGGGGCGCGAGCACACGCTCTTCGTGCACCTCACGCTGCTGCCGTACATCGCGGCGGCGGGGGAGCTGAAGACGAAGCCGACGCAGCACTCCGTGCGCGAGCTGATGCAGATCGGCATTCAGCCGGACGTGCTGATCTGCCGCAGCGAGCGCGCGATCGAGCCGGACATGCGCCGCAAGATCGCACTCTTCTGCAACGTCGACGTGGCGTCGGTGATCGAGGCGCGCGACGCGGAGACCATCTACGAGGTGCCGCTGGAGTACCACCGGCAGCGCCTGGACGAGCTGGTGGTCAACAAGCTGGGGCTCACCACGCCCAAGCCCGATCTGGACGAGTGGCGCGAGCTGGTGAGCCGGCTCAAGAACCCCAGCAACGGCATCGTGCGCATCGCCGTCGTGGGCAAGTACGTGGCGCTGATCGATTCCTACAAGTCGGTGCAGGAGGCGCTGATACACGGCGGGATCGCGGCGGATGCCAAGGTCAAGATCGAGTGGCTCTCCTCCGAGGACTTCGAGAACGGCGAAGGGGCGGAGAAGCTGGCCGGCTACCACGGCCTGCTCATCCCCGGCGGCTTCGGCGTGCGCGGGGTGGAGGGGATGCTCTCCGCCATCCGCTGGGCGCGCGAGAACGGCCTCCCGTTCTTTGGGATCTGCCTGGGGATGCAGACGGCGATCATCGAGTTCTCGCGCACCGTGTGCGGGATCGAGGAGGCGCACTCGGCCGAGTGGGAGCGCGCCACCGCCGACCCGGTGATCTGCCTGATGGACTCGCAGCGCCAGATCACCGACCTGGGCGGCACCATGCGGCTGGGCGCGTACACGGCGCGGCTGCAGCCCGGCTCGCGCGCGGCGGAGATCTACGGCACCCTGGAGATCAGCGAGCGCCATCGCCATCGCTACGAGGTCAACAACGTGTACCGCGAGGCGCTGGGCGAGCAGGGGATGCAGTTCAGCGGGCTGTCGCCGGACGGCAACCTGGTGGAAATGATCGAGTTGCCGTCGCATCCCTGGTTCGTGGCCACGCAGGCGCACCCGGAGCTCAAGTCGCGCCCGGACCAGCCGCACCCGCTCTTCGCCTCCTTTGTGACGGCGGCGGCGGCGTACCGCGATGGGCAGAACGCCCCCGCGCAGCAGCAGCCCGAACTGATGGCGGAGGCTTCGTCGTGA
- the rpoN gene encoding RNA polymerase factor sigma-54 — MKTGLYQGTTLKQEMKINPRLYQAMDLLYMPLLDLQQHLKQELLNNPFLDLVESDVEDQVEPEPEAEKKTEDDEIDWEEILLNGFETGGRREEYEEREYYEPVSVDTKDLGDHLHDQLTLLRLSERELLLGEEIIGNISDEGYLTCTLHDIVESLNDFVRESGEWGSTKGYTLEEVEGMLRVVQGFDPPGIAARDLRECILLQLRDSVVQELVHETGEGDPPLEEIRRRMEESLAFRIVDQYFDQLINHRWSEISKELSITPRDVQNAADEVAKLDPKPGLKYASGGDNYIIPDLIVEKIEGEYLVFLNDTSLPRLKLSRTYRDIAKDKKKFVGENKEFISNKLNSANWMIQAIEQRRQTMLKVMNFIVDRQRDFFDKGVQYLKPLTLREVAEVIDMHESTVSRVTNEKFVQTPRGVFPLKFFFSSGLSTTSGEDVSARGIKAQIEKLVGEEDPAHPLTDQAIVNILKDDGIQIARRTVAKYRDQLGILSARMRKRV, encoded by the coding sequence ATGAAGACCGGTCTCTACCAGGGAACGACCCTCAAGCAGGAGATGAAGATCAACCCTCGCCTTTACCAGGCGATGGATCTTCTTTACATGCCGCTCCTGGACCTCCAGCAGCACCTCAAGCAGGAGCTGCTCAACAACCCGTTCCTGGACCTCGTGGAGAGCGACGTCGAGGACCAGGTGGAGCCCGAGCCGGAGGCCGAGAAGAAGACGGAGGACGACGAGATCGACTGGGAGGAGATCCTCCTGAACGGCTTCGAGACCGGCGGCCGCCGCGAGGAGTACGAGGAGCGGGAGTACTACGAGCCCGTGTCGGTGGACACCAAGGACTTGGGCGACCACCTGCACGACCAGCTCACCCTGCTGCGCCTCTCCGAGCGCGAGCTCCTGCTGGGCGAGGAGATCATCGGCAACATCTCGGACGAGGGGTACCTCACCTGCACGCTGCACGACATCGTCGAGTCGCTGAACGACTTCGTGCGCGAGAGCGGGGAGTGGGGCTCCACCAAGGGGTACACCCTGGAGGAAGTGGAGGGGATGCTGCGCGTGGTGCAGGGCTTCGACCCGCCGGGGATCGCCGCGCGCGACCTGCGCGAGTGCATCCTGCTGCAGCTTCGCGACAGCGTGGTGCAGGAGCTGGTGCACGAGACGGGCGAGGGCGACCCGCCGCTGGAGGAGATCCGGCGCCGGATGGAGGAGAGCCTGGCCTTCCGCATCGTGGACCAGTACTTCGACCAGCTCATCAACCACCGCTGGAGCGAGATCTCCAAGGAGCTCTCCATCACCCCGCGCGACGTGCAGAACGCGGCGGACGAGGTGGCGAAGCTGGACCCCAAGCCGGGGCTCAAGTACGCCAGCGGCGGCGACAACTACATCATTCCGGACCTGATCGTGGAGAAGATCGAGGGCGAGTACCTCGTCTTCCTCAACGACACCAGCCTGCCGCGGCTGAAGCTGTCGCGCACCTACCGCGACATCGCCAAGGACAAGAAGAAGTTCGTGGGCGAGAACAAGGAGTTCATCTCCAACAAGCTCAACTCGGCCAACTGGATGATCCAGGCGATCGAGCAGCGCCGCCAGACGATGCTCAAGGTGATGAACTTCATCGTCGACCGGCAGCGCGACTTCTTCGACAAGGGCGTGCAGTACCTCAAGCCGCTCACCCTGCGCGAGGTGGCCGAGGTGATCGACATGCACGAGTCGACGGTGAGCCGCGTGACGAACGAGAAGTTCGTGCAGACGCCGCGCGGCGTCTTCCCGCTGAAGTTCTTCTTCTCGTCCGGCCTGTCGACCACCAGCGGCGAGGACGTGTCGGCGCGCGGCATCAAGGCGCAGATTGAGAAGCTGGTGGGCGAGGAAGACCCGGCGCACCCGCTGACCGACCAGGCCATCGTCAACATCCTCAAGGACGACGGCATCCAGATCGCCCGCCGCACGGTGGCCAAGTACCGCGACCAGCTCGGCATCCTGTCCGCGCGGATGCGCAAGCGCGTGTGA
- the kdsA gene encoding 3-deoxy-8-phosphooctulonate synthase, protein MSQALARGGGDVAELFRVGAPFFLIAGPCVLEDDRLNLSIAEALARMADDLSLPLLFKASFDKANRSSAGSPRGPGMEEGLRKLARVRDEVGLPLITDVHEPAQCAAVAEVADVLQIPAFLCRQTDLLVAAGATGRPVNVKKGQWMGPHEMRGAADKLRGAGAGGVAVTERGTFFGYGNLVVDMRSFVQMRETCDAPTVFDGTHSVQRPGEGAGVSGGEPRFIPHLVRAAVAAGADALFLETHPDPASAPSDSTNMLPIERLRPLVEEVLALRAALGFGG, encoded by the coding sequence GTGAGCCAGGCGCTCGCGCGCGGCGGCGGCGACGTCGCGGAGCTCTTCCGCGTAGGTGCGCCGTTCTTTCTGATCGCGGGGCCGTGCGTGCTGGAGGACGACCGGCTCAACCTCTCCATCGCCGAGGCGCTGGCGAGGATGGCGGACGATCTGTCGCTCCCGCTGCTCTTCAAGGCGTCGTTCGACAAGGCGAACCGCTCCTCCGCCGGCTCGCCGCGCGGGCCGGGGATGGAGGAGGGGCTGCGCAAGCTGGCGCGCGTGCGGGACGAGGTGGGGCTGCCGCTGATCACCGACGTGCACGAGCCCGCGCAGTGCGCGGCCGTGGCCGAGGTGGCGGACGTGCTCCAGATCCCCGCCTTTCTCTGCCGCCAGACGGATCTGCTGGTGGCGGCGGGGGCCACGGGGCGGCCGGTGAACGTGAAGAAGGGGCAGTGGATGGGGCCCCACGAGATGCGCGGCGCCGCGGACAAGCTGCGGGGCGCCGGCGCCGGCGGCGTGGCGGTGACGGAGCGCGGTACCTTCTTCGGCTACGGCAACCTGGTGGTGGACATGCGCTCCTTCGTGCAGATGCGCGAGACGTGCGACGCTCCCACCGTGTTCGACGGCACCCACTCGGTACAGCGCCCCGGCGAGGGCGCGGGCGTCAGCGGCGGGGAGCCGCGCTTCATCCCGCACCTGGTGCGCGCAGCGGTTGCCGCCGGCGCCGACGCGCTCTTTCTGGAGACGCACCCCGACCCGGCCAGCGCGCCGTCGGACTCCACCAACATGCTCCCCATCGAGCGGCTGCGACCGCTGGTGGAAGAGGTGCTCGCACTGCGCGCCGCGCTCGGCTTCGGCGGATGA
- a CDS encoding HAD hydrolase family protein has translation MMAPVGDPPAAIPRDDARRIRLVILDVDGVMTDGGIYLGATSAGERVELKRFEIQDGIGTRLLHEGGIRVAIVTGRESRAVTMRAEELMIREVHQDRTASKLRIVTAMLERLGIGWEETAFLGDDLPDLPVMRRVGLPAAVGNAAGDVRAVARWQGTRHGGYGAVREFAEALLGARGQWSALVEAYVRQREAGQ, from the coding sequence ATGATGGCGCCCGTGGGGGACCCGCCCGCCGCCATCCCGCGCGATGATGCGCGCCGCATCCGCCTCGTCATCCTGGACGTGGACGGCGTGATGACGGACGGCGGCATCTACCTGGGCGCGACGTCCGCGGGCGAGCGGGTGGAGCTGAAGCGATTCGAGATCCAGGACGGGATCGGCACCCGGCTCCTGCACGAAGGGGGGATCAGGGTCGCCATCGTCACCGGGCGCGAGTCGAGGGCGGTGACGATGCGCGCGGAGGAGCTGATGATCCGCGAGGTGCACCAGGACCGCACCGCCTCCAAGCTCCGCATCGTCACCGCGATGCTCGAGCGGCTAGGGATCGGCTGGGAGGAGACCGCCTTCCTGGGCGACGACCTTCCCGACCTCCCCGTGATGCGGCGCGTGGGGCTCCCCGCGGCGGTGGGGAACGCGGCCGGCGACGTCCGTGCGGTGGCGCGCTGGCAGGGGACGCGGCACGGCGGCTACGGGGCCGTACGCGAGTTCGCGGAGGCGCTGCTGGGCGCGCGCGGCCAGTGGAGCGCCCTGGTGGAAGCGTACGTCCGCCAGCGCGAGGCGGGGCAGTGA
- a CDS encoding OstA-like protein, with the protein MRYFILAIAAALAATPAALAAQANSCLLVDQNGPWTAVGDPANRVISADGPLLVRCTGGEELRADSAVIYQAMNEVHLFGQVDFQDPTRTLTADRAIYNSGTGRLFAQGNVIFTDKQRGSTLRGPELEYFKAMPGRPDAQAIATQRPHLTLVPRGSGGQRRDPMEIDGDRITSTGDKFMTAEGNVVIVSKDVRSTAATAFYDATAERMELRTAARVRNPQYELQGEYIESNLRDGKLTRVLARTNARLDSERLDVDGPQLLMFFENDKLQRVVSGQEPQAAAPRDSTKALPRSVALASGFRMEADSLEAIMPGQELREVHAIGSAHGLAWDTVAVGAPGDTAAHRQRVTTPPDALEDRDLILADTIIGYFTRDTTARRPARDSADAKVEIERLVAIGNARSVYRVRNDDAPAGQKPAINYLNADHVDLAFRDGEVDNARARGVHRGVYLDPGQPRAPADSAAGAPAGAAGARPAAGNTAARTPTPGRDPAPGTPAAATGTAAQTPRPAPTGAPGRGTRIPTARPAAPAAPAPATPGNTPQGGARP; encoded by the coding sequence ATGCGCTACTTCATTCTCGCAATCGCGGCGGCGCTTGCCGCCACGCCCGCGGCCCTGGCCGCGCAGGCGAATTCGTGCCTCCTGGTAGACCAGAACGGGCCGTGGACCGCCGTGGGCGACCCCGCCAACCGCGTCATCTCGGCCGATGGGCCGCTGCTGGTGAGGTGCACGGGGGGCGAGGAGCTGCGCGCCGACAGCGCCGTGATCTACCAGGCGATGAACGAGGTGCACCTCTTTGGGCAGGTGGACTTCCAGGACCCCACGCGCACGCTGACGGCCGACCGCGCCATCTACAACTCCGGCACGGGGCGGCTCTTTGCGCAGGGGAACGTCATCTTTACCGACAAGCAGCGCGGCTCCACCCTGCGCGGGCCGGAGCTGGAGTACTTCAAGGCGATGCCGGGGCGCCCCGACGCGCAGGCCATCGCCACGCAGCGCCCGCACCTGACGCTGGTGCCGCGCGGGAGCGGCGGCCAGCGCCGCGACCCCATGGAGATCGACGGCGACCGCATCACCAGCACCGGCGACAAGTTCATGACCGCCGAGGGGAACGTGGTGATCGTCAGCAAGGACGTGAGATCCACGGCCGCCACCGCCTTCTACGACGCCACCGCCGAGCGGATGGAGCTGCGCACCGCCGCCCGCGTGCGCAACCCGCAGTACGAGCTGCAGGGCGAGTACATTGAGAGCAACCTGCGCGACGGCAAGCTGACCCGCGTCCTGGCCCGCACCAACGCGCGGCTGGACAGCGAGCGGCTGGACGTGGACGGGCCGCAGCTCCTGATGTTCTTTGAGAACGACAAGCTGCAGCGCGTCGTCAGCGGCCAGGAGCCGCAGGCGGCGGCGCCGCGCGACAGCACGAAGGCGCTTCCGCGGTCGGTGGCGCTTGCGAGCGGGTTCCGGATGGAGGCAGATTCGCTGGAGGCGATCATGCCCGGCCAGGAGCTGCGCGAGGTGCACGCGATCGGCTCCGCGCACGGGCTGGCTTGGGACACCGTGGCCGTGGGCGCGCCGGGCGACACCGCCGCGCACCGCCAGCGGGTGACCACCCCGCCGGACGCGCTGGAGGACCGCGACCTGATCCTGGCGGACACCATCATCGGCTACTTCACGCGCGACACCACCGCGCGCCGCCCCGCCCGCGACAGCGCGGACGCCAAGGTGGAGATCGAGCGCCTGGTGGCCATCGGCAACGCGCGCTCCGTGTACCGCGTGCGCAACGACGACGCGCCGGCGGGGCAGAAGCCCGCCATCAACTACCTGAACGCCGACCACGTGGACCTGGCGTTCCGCGACGGCGAGGTGGACAACGCACGCGCCCGTGGCGTGCATCGCGGCGTCTACCTGGACCCCGGCCAGCCGCGGGCGCCCGCGGACAGCGCAGCAGGCGCCCCGGCGGGTGCGGCTGGAGCACGGCCGGCCGCCGGCAACACCGCCGCCCGCACGCCCACGCCGGGCCGCGACCCCGCGCCGGGCACGCCGGCGGCAGCGACCGGAACGGCCGCGCAGACCCCCCGTCCCGCGCCGACGGGTGCGCCGGGCCGCGGCACGCGCATCCCCACGGCTCGCCCGGCGGCGCCCGCCGCGCCCGCGCCCGCGACGCCGGGGAACACGCCGCAGGGGGGGGCGCGCCCGTGA
- the lptC gene encoding LPS export ABC transporter periplasmic protein LptC has protein sequence MWTPRVPAGGLPAVVAATLVAALAGCSGSTTPIGTAAFEADANQVTIGMKMKMTEEGTTKADIFADTAVTMPGQTRTNLKGVRLLFSTPSGQQGTLTSKTGEYDPASQVMVARGKVVLIIPGEQGKGKRTIKSEELHWDQRNDRVWSEKATSLLEDGKTLYTQGFSADSRFTNVQGTNARTGSVQVGDGGIRF, from the coding sequence GTGTGGACCCCACGAGTCCCCGCAGGGGGACTTCCCGCGGTTGTTGCCGCGACTTTAGTCGCCGCACTCGCCGGGTGCAGCGGGAGCACGACGCCCATCGGCACCGCGGCGTTCGAGGCGGACGCCAACCAGGTGACGATCGGGATGAAGATGAAGATGACGGAGGAAGGCACCACCAAGGCCGACATCTTCGCCGACACCGCCGTCACCATGCCCGGCCAGACGCGCACGAATCTCAAGGGGGTGCGGCTTCTCTTCAGCACCCCTTCGGGCCAGCAGGGTACGCTTACATCCAAGACGGGCGAGTACGACCCGGCTTCGCAGGTGATGGTGGCGCGGGGGAAGGTGGTCCTCATCATCCCCGGCGAGCAGGGGAAGGGGAAGCGCACCATCAAAAGCGAGGAGCTCCACTGGGACCAGCGCAACGACCGCGTGTGGAGCGAAAAGGCGACGAGTCTCCTTGAAGACGGCAAGACGTTGTACACGCAGGGCTTCAGCGCGGACAGCCGGTTCACGAACGTCCAGGGCACCAACGCCCGGACCGGCTCCGTGCAGGTGGGCGACGGAGGGATACGATTCTGA
- the lptB gene encoding LPS export ABC transporter ATP-binding protein, with product MQGRLARMVAEVPPTDVSTLIALRALVARDDGGHEVARPEWHTRMREEYRRWYGPPRGHTEAYGELGSFQDAETEHYLDEQVLSRLRANEVVELLGAEGEPHENGTGWSALRLSPWVLAEVGNGRDEALALLDHHIGAILTRQENDSAAVQAEAAGTVQEEAAHHEDADFYDYPRVQIVAMPEPEPVPAPVRRGPIVGGMTLRAKGLVKSYRKRRVVNEVDVEVTQGEIVGLLGPNGAGKTTSFYMMVGLISPDRGDVYIGDRKLTGVPMYRRARAGIGYLAQEPSIFRKLTVEQNVMAILQTLGIPRAEQKRRLEALLDELSIKHVRKSYAYSLSGGERRRLEITRALVGNPKFMLLDEPFAGVDPIAVHDIQQIVADLRRRGIGVLISDHNVEQTLDIVDRAYIMYEGRVRVSGTVSELVWSDEVADLYLGPTLAARMRERYPNPYEAPADEPGEELPEPQP from the coding sequence ATGCAAGGCCGTCTGGCGCGGATGGTGGCGGAAGTACCCCCCACCGACGTATCTACCCTCATCGCTCTGCGCGCGCTGGTGGCGCGCGACGACGGCGGGCACGAGGTGGCGCGCCCCGAGTGGCACACCCGCATGCGCGAGGAGTACCGCCGCTGGTACGGCCCGCCGCGCGGCCACACGGAGGCATACGGCGAGCTCGGCTCCTTTCAGGACGCGGAGACGGAGCACTACCTGGACGAGCAGGTCCTGAGCCGCCTGCGCGCGAACGAGGTGGTGGAGCTGCTGGGCGCGGAAGGGGAGCCGCACGAGAACGGCACGGGGTGGAGCGCGCTCCGCCTCTCCCCCTGGGTGCTGGCGGAGGTGGGGAACGGCCGCGACGAGGCTCTGGCCCTGCTCGACCACCACATCGGCGCCATCCTCACCCGGCAGGAGAACGACTCCGCCGCCGTGCAGGCCGAAGCCGCCGGCACCGTGCAGGAAGAGGCCGCGCACCACGAGGACGCGGACTTCTACGACTACCCGCGCGTGCAGATCGTCGCGATGCCCGAGCCGGAGCCCGTCCCCGCGCCGGTGCGGAGAGGCCCCATCGTGGGCGGGATGACGCTGCGCGCAAAGGGGCTGGTCAAGAGCTACCGCAAGCGGCGCGTCGTCAACGAGGTGGACGTCGAGGTCACGCAGGGCGAGATCGTGGGACTGCTGGGGCCCAACGGGGCGGGGAAGACCACCTCGTTCTACATGATGGTCGGCCTCATCAGCCCGGACCGGGGCGACGTCTACATCGGCGACCGGAAGCTCACGGGCGTCCCCATGTACCGCCGCGCCCGCGCGGGGATCGGTTACCTGGCGCAGGAGCCCTCCATCTTCCGCAAGCTGACGGTGGAGCAGAACGTCATGGCGATCCTGCAGACGCTCGGCATCCCGCGGGCGGAGCAGAAGCGCCGGCTGGAGGCGCTGCTGGACGAGCTGAGCATCAAGCACGTGAGGAAGTCGTACGCGTACTCCCTTTCCGGCGGCGAGCGGCGCCGGCTGGAGATCACGCGTGCGCTGGTGGGCAACCCCAAGTTCATGCTGCTGGACGAGCCGTTCGCGGGGGTGGACCCCATCGCCGTGCACGACATCCAGCAGATCGTGGCGGACCTGCGCCGCCGCGGGATCGGGGTGCTGATCTCCGACCACAACGTGGAGCAGACGCTGGACATCGTGGACCGCGCCTACATCATGTACGAAGGGCGCGTGCGGGTCTCCGGCACCGTGAGCGAGCTGGTGTGGAGCGACGAAGTGGCCGACCTCTACCTGGGACCCACGCTGGCGGCGCGCATGCGCGAGCGCTATCCCAATCCGTACGAAGCACCCGCGGACGAGCCGGGCGAAGAGCTCCCCGAGCCGCAGCCGTGA